In Acropora muricata isolate sample 2 chromosome 13, ASM3666990v1, whole genome shotgun sequence, the DNA window aattccaggatagttagaacacatttttcaacacaatgactttgaataattggtaaatgattgcagaaacacgaagttacattttcagatgacgttctcccttccgtcgacgtcgtgtttgcttaagctccctaatatctcTCTTCACACCCGCAACACTTGAACCTTGAACAAATCTCAAACAGACTCAGGAGAATTATGATACCATTTTTGGCGATGAAGATAGACGCATCTCTGCCATATTTTCGGAACAGTGCCAAACGTAGACTCAGAAAAACACAATTCACAAGGAGAGTCTGCGCAGTTCTTTGAGCACATGATATTACCTTGCGATATTTCCATTGACCATAATCATTTGTCTTTACTTGCATCAACTCTAGGGGAGAGAGAATAAAACTGATGCACGCAAATGCAATAATGGCGTTTTCGAAGCTTCTTGGAATGTTGTGGGGGACTATaatctcttctaaaacaacctcACACTCTTTTGAAATATTATGGTGGACTATGTTCTCTTCTAAAACGACCTCCAACATTTCGACTGAATCGAAGAGATCCAGTGCTATTCTCAAGGAAAGCAGCCAGATCAAGTCTCTATATGACATGGAATCAGTGCCTGTActtaataacaacaacaaaagtaaGGGAGATACGCACAAGGTCATCTTCAAGACATTTGGACCGAAGAAGGCTTCACTATTCAGTTTGTTTTCGATAGGGTCGTCTCCTCCAAAAATTATTCCGATTAACGGTATTAATGCAAACCATACATAAGCCAGCCAAACAACGAATAACCACTTAAGATTTTTGTCATCGCACAGGATCCATATCCATAACCCTAGCGCCGGGGTAAAAAGGATAATCAATGCGTAGAAAGCAGCATTGCTGTTGTATACGGCTGGATACGAAGTCAGCGAATAGGACTGAAGACCATACAGAACGAAAAATGCGAATCTTCCAAACCAAATCAAAACGGAAGCCATGAACACGACAAAAACGTCTCCGCAACTTGAATGAAACTTTCAAGTTGACATAAGCGTTCAATTAGAACAGCGAGTAAAATCGTGTGAAATACGAGACGACTTGATTTCCGAGAAAAGATTCGTTTTTTGTCTCCTTTAAAGAGCGCAATTCTTGGAAATTGAGTTATTTTTGGGTTTGGCATGCAGTGTTCGCATTTTTAGTGTTTGGTTAGCAATTGTAAAAGGCTGAATGCAAAACAGTATCTGTCAATCAATCCTCCCTACCCCCTCTCCCCTTATCCATCAAAGACCGATCTGTTCTCTAAAATAATGACTTCATGTTTCTCGGAATTCGTTCCACTCAAAATACGTTGTGTCCACATATAATTAAGGCTAGCTAGTAAAAGAAATGACAATGTCTGCTTCAATTCTAAGCCGCTAATATATCATTCTTGCTTAAGCCTATTCTCATCTTTGAAAATTGACTCTCTTTATTGATGCTTTGCTAGTGGATTAACTAAGTTCCCTCTTTTACACCGTATATATCTTCAAGCATctatcattaaattttacatgtcttttttttttttacaaatcgATCTATTATGCAACAAATTTAGTTTCCGTTGGGGAAAAATCCCAGGAAAattacgtttgtttatgttttgtcACATACTGAATCCATCACGTGTTAGCACCCCATTGGATGAGTGAATGATGATATTTAAGCTGCCAAAGAAAAGCTTATTTATATTAGTTGTCATTTTTGTCTATAAGAGGTTCCATTTCAGATCACTAATGCGCGCCACAATCATGGCTTCATTTTTGGTTTGGATGGGacgtttctttcttttcgttCTGGTGTTGACCCAATGCTTCCTATTTGCCTCCTTTCCAGCAAAGAAAAGTGATTTATGGTACTTCACAAGTTTATCTTATGCTCCTTCGGTGCTAACATGGACCTGCCTCGTCCTTACCAAGAAGGCCAAACTTCATTGGCTGTCCTACACTTGGGGCCTGTATGTGACAGGTTTAGTTGTAAGCACTATTATCGTGTTTGCAACTGTTGTCGACAATATGGGCAAAGAAAGCCTTCTTGGTTTGAAAGTGACCCTATGCATTACGCCGATtcttcttttgttgttattgaacACCGCAACTGATGTGAAAGACCACGAGGAACTTTTGCCCTCGCTCTGCTTTGAAATGGCTGTGGATCTTGTCGATACAATCGAACTACTAGACATTGTTTTGAACGAGAAAGAACACAATTATGGCATCCCAAATGGATTTGGTCATGCAATGGTCGCAATAGCGTGCATCAGTTTTCTGTTATCGCCCTGGAAAAtgcttgaaaatgattttgaaacAGGAGAACAGCTTCCAATGAGAGCACTGTTGCGTTACATTTTTGAAATGGCTTTCGTAAATTTCGTATTTCTTATCATTCGTTTGGTGATTTTAATCAAGTACAAGAAAGATGAATCCATTTTTATCTTGAAGAATCTTGTTGCAATTGTACTCGGAATCATGGGAATCCGTCAGCTGAGAAGGGACAACGAGATATCTGACATTTGCTGCTTATGAACTTACTAAAAAGAATTGATTATTGATTGGAGTTTTTAGATACGATATCCAGTTAACCAAGTGTTTTGCAAAAAGATTAAGTTTAGTAATATTTTATTCGGTTGAGTGATTctgtttagggttagggtttcaTAATCGTACAATTTAACCTTTGGTTAAGATTTAGAGAGAGGAAACGTGTGATGTGTTGAAACCttagaaatttccttttttggacgatcctgtgaaatgtttgtttccctCCGTGAACCTTTTCTACGAGTGGTGGGGAACTTAAGTTACTCTGAAACTTTTACTTGACTAAAAAGCATGATCTTCAGTGATTGTTTAGGTTTTCAGCTGTAAACCTCCACTACAGTTAATATTGTAGGTGACGTTCCAAACCTGCTCATATAACCGCTTGCACAATTCTTCTTGCTTTAATTAAAGTTGACAGGTCATGAAATAATACAATTTTGATCAAATGAAGGGCTGATAAGCCAAGAATATGCCTCTGTGTTACCAGTATTCGACCCTTGCAAAGTCAATCGGAATTGCTGTTTTGATCGCGAGGGCcagatatgtatatatttatcgAAATCATTCATATCAAAATAAAAGATCAGTAAACACCTCTGATGTGCTAATGCAGCTTTCGATAATAACAAGGCCTTGCCATAGGATCGGGGAAAcccctgtttgtttgtttgttttaacgtTTAATGATGCGACATTTTCTCGGAATTGCAAACTTCTGACGCATGACTATAGGGAGcatgaatttgcatattttacaatgCGACAAACTGTACGTAGCTTTGCACGCGTTGCACGTGGGCGtgcgtttttttatttttgtacattttataGCATGTAGTTCTCTTCCTTTCGACGACGTGAATTGACCTGAGTTTTGCCGTTGTCTATTTGTCTACTTTTCTACTCTTcctatctctgaagcgctgatttcaatttaattccagaataCTTAGAACAGATTTCGCCTGCACTGACTTGTTAAGTGAGAAGTTATTTCAGAAATACGAAGTGGCATTTcaggtgacgttctcgctttgTCGACTTCGTCTTTTCTTATATTAAGCTAAAATCTACTTCAGAGTGGACCGTGTAAGGTGAAGGGTTAAGTGATTTGGTATGAAGAGAGAATATTCTTCGCAGGATATGTGtacgatttttatttttgcgagTAACCTGCATGTAggttttttttcagtttttcagtGTAAAAAATTCCAAATGGAATAATTTTACTTACAGGCCTTACATATGTTTTCAGATCTCCGACTGCCGCAAAATAAtcgtttgaaatttttttgggcAGGTCCTCATTGTCTGTTAGCATCACAACTGAGGGATTTAAACTTTTTTCCTCTGACAGACCGATAACACTTTTAGCACTGAAAATTACTTTGTCCTAGTTTAAACTGAATGTAAATTTCTTCCGCAAAATTTGAAGTGGAAAAAGCGCTGTCAGTTTCAGAGGCCGGAGAAGATCTCTAATACACCGAACCAAATTTACAGCTTCAAAAGAGCGAAGATTCCATTGGTAGCTAGTTAGGGGAAATCCCCGTCGCTTTCCTTGGAATTTTGACGCTCGCAGGATGTTTTTCTAAAGATAAAAGTAATTAAGAGACTACTTCAAAAGAGCGAACATTCCAGTGGTAGTTAAGGGAAATTCCCTTTCCCTCAGAATGCTCCAGACATCTGCTCTTGGAAGGCTGGTGTCAGAATTGATTAAGAGATGAAAATTTCACTGTATGAGTTGTGGCTGTTTAAAGTTGCACAATTCGCCTTTAACGGCGCAAACCCACAAACGAATTAACTTTATCTTGGTGTTGTTCATGCTAAAAGTGACTATTCACATTGATCGGCTCGTTTGCGGTTTATCATTGTTTCGAATCTATCTTTATTTATGAGGTGGATTATTCTATGATTCTTTTGGGGGAAAGTCCCAGATGTACCATATATAGCACTGTTTCCCCATACAGTGAAGTTATGTGGCGCCATCTTATTGGCTCATTGATAAATGAAATAAGGGATAGCGAAATAATTGAGTCAGAACACCTTTGTGTGTTTGTGTGTTGAAGTGTTCCATTTTGGAGTCATGGCCTACTTTACGCCAACCATGGATGAGATTTTTCGTTGGGGAGGACGTATATTTTTTCTTATCCTCTTGTTGACTCAGGGTCTCTTTCTTGCTTCTTATCCGGGAATTTACAGCAATTTAAAATGGTACTCAATAATTGTGTCCTATGCTCCTTCGGTGGTTGTGTGGTTAATCCTGGTTAAATTCAAGAAGGCCAAACTTAGCAGGATCTTTTGGATCTGGGGCATGTACGTGCTTGGTTTGGTGGTGAGCACTGCTACTGTGTTTATAATAGTCGGAGACAGCCTTAATAAAGAAAGGTTTCTTGGTCCAAATGTGTTAAAAATGGTCCTTTGCATTACACCGGTTcttctgttattgttgttaaaaACGGCAGAAGATGCCAAGAAACACAGGGAACTTGTGTCCTCGTTGTGCTTCCAAATGGCCTTAGATCTCTTTGATGCAATCGAAATAATAGACATTGTCTTAGAAGAGAAAGAACACAGCTATGGCATCTCAAAAGAATTTGGTATAGCAATGGTCGTATTGGCGTGCATCAGTTTTCTGCTATCGCCCTGGAAAATGGCTGAAAATAATGTTGAAAAAGGTAAACTGCGGCGACGAACAGCAAAATGGCGTTATATTTTGGAAATG includes these proteins:
- the LOC136895036 gene encoding uncharacterized protein, which codes for MAYFTPTMDEIFRWGGRIFFLILLLTQGLFLASYPGIYSNLKWYSIIVSYAPSVVVWLILVKFKKAKLSRIFWIWGMYVLGLVVSTATVFIIVGDSLNKERFLGPNVLKMVLCITPVLLLLLLKTAEDAKKHRELVSSLCFQMALDLFDAIEIIDIVLEEKEHSYGISKEFGIAMVVLACISFLLSPWKMAENNVEKGKLRRRTAKWRYILEMIVENLAFLGIRLVIVFKYEKDESIFIAKNGIAFVLGFMEILDLKDGVNSLTTRRDKGTQTSG
- the LOC136896307 gene encoding uncharacterized protein, whose product is MASVLIWFGRFAFFVLYGLQSYSLTSYPAVYNSNAAFYALIILFTPALGLWIWILCDDKNLKWLFVVWLAYVWFALIPLIGIIFGGDDPIENKLNSEAFFGPNVLKMTLCVSPLLLLLLLSTGTDSMSYRDLIWLLSLRIALDLFDSVEMLEVVLEENIVHHNISKECEVVLEEIIVPHNIPRSFENAIIAFACISFILSPLELMQVKTNDYGQWKYRKVISCAQRTAQTLLVNCVFLSLRLALFRKYGRDASIFIAKNGIIILLSLFEICSRFKCCGCEERY